A genome region from Anastrepha obliqua isolate idAnaObli1 chromosome 4, idAnaObli1_1.0, whole genome shotgun sequence includes the following:
- the LOC129246139 gene encoding uncharacterized protein LOC129246139: MEKYNHKELRFHSNEHQVSCMYLINKMLLKIENTLLRSHRQRETTGIKELYNSFFVLF; the protein is encoded by the coding sequence ATGGAGAAGTATAATCACAAAGAACTCCGATTCCATTCCAATGAGCACCAAGTGAGTTGCATGTATCTGATAAACAAAATGCTGCTGAAAATCGAAAACACCCTACTTCGAAGCCATCGACAACGCGAGACCACTGGAATAAAGGAGCTGTACAATTCCTTTTTCGTATTATTTTAA
- the LOC129243899 gene encoding mediator of RNA polymerase II transcription subunit 9, with protein MELSPGGQPVDKKPILTPDGLLLTPIGNNTAPEQNSNPLSPTTSGNTNLTAILPVIYEIIRCVEKDPLDNATKQRESQECSQKILELQKRFEIARAEVKQLPGIDYNKEEQLQRLELLRNQLKLKQQLIRKYKGTQL; from the exons ATGGAATTATCACCTGGAGGGCAGCCCGTGGataaaaaaccaattttgacgCCCGATGGACTTTTGCTAACACCTATTGGCAACAATACCGCTCCAGAACAAAACTCCAATCCATTGTCTCCGACAACAAGCGGCAATACCAATTTGACAGCGATTTTACCTGTCATATACGAAATAATTCGGTG TGTGGAAAAGGATCCGCTTGATAACGCAACCAAACAACGGGAGTCCCAGGAGTGTAGCCAGAAA ATATTGGAATTACAGAAACGTTTTGAGATCGCACGAGCTGAGGTAAAACAATTGCCTGGTATAGACTACAATAAGGAGGAACAACTTCAAAGATTGGAACTGCTACGAAATCAGctaaaactaaaacaacaacTCATTCGTAAATACAAAGGCACACAGCTTTAA
- the LOC129243900 gene encoding protein NCBP2AS2 homolog, whose amino-acid sequence MVFRFLLRYLANNEQLIQRMAESYPMRRAAQMVVSIMYRSKNMAQERGIHDMTPERFKSFISFFKDNIKKEIEGVKDQMKKKPF is encoded by the exons ATGGTTTTTCGGTTTTTGCTGCGTTATTTGGCTAATAATGAACAGTTAATTCAGCGCATGGCAGAAAGTTATCCAATGCGGCGCGCTGCTCAAATGGTTGTATCCATTATGTATCGTAGCAAGAATATGGCTCAGGAGCGCGGCATACATGACATGACGCCCGAACGTTTCAA GtcatttatatcattttttaaagataatattAAGAAAGAAATAGAAGGGGTGAAAGACCAAATGAAAAAGAAACCCTTCTAG
- the LOC129243901 gene encoding GTP-binding protein 1 produces MSESNPLSPVDGRSAAEFTSAYAVDDFERLHSPKVDYSSICGKKVLVSPTEEQFELLKKRLEERIVDCRGETIYEIGIGEDGSDNGLDEGEYSASVATLQSLATTIDADVVLLRQRKVEKGLAGQYLVRRRVDTSDFMEIRVAVVGNVDAGKSTLLGVLTHGELDNGRGHARQRLFRHKHEMETGRTSSVGNDILGFDSVGNVVNKPDHGTLDWVKICEKSAKVITFIDLAGHERYLKTTVFGMTGHAPDFGMLMIGANAGIVGMTKEHLGLALALSVPVFVVVTKIDMCPPNVLQDNLKLLFKILKSQGCRKVPVMVKNADDVVLSATNFVSQRLCPIFQVSNVTGDNLELLKMFLNLLTTRMTGQDNLPAEFQIDDTYSVPGVGTVVSGTCLQGLIKLNDTLMLGPDALGNFIQIAVKSIHRKRMNVKEVRGGQTASFALKKIKRSQIRKGMVMVSPELKPQACWEFEGEILVLHHPTTISSRYQAMVHCGSIRQTASIINMSKDCLRTGDKAHVKFRFIKHPEYIRIGQRMVFREGRTKAVGNVLKPITNSIAVQHRMKPNKMQARCQNHGQGNSHPTPQNQNQNPNVQAAIFKNGKQLQPTDIDGMKQNLDGVLESCVDKRDLRSGKQQKRNSSHNASTVPVGGISMGGSLSDLQSQTNSSHIAVKK; encoded by the exons ATGAGTGAGAGCAATCCCTTATCACCGGTCGATGGACGCAGTGCCGCTGAGTTTACATCAGCATATGCTGTTGATGATTTCGAGCGTCTCCACAGCCCTAAAGTTGATTATTCAAGTATTTGTGGTAAGAAAGTGTTAGTTAGTCCTACGGAGGAGCAATTTGAGCTGCTAAAAAAGAGGCTAGAAGAACGCATAGTGGATTGCCGAGGCGAAACCATTTACGAAATTGGCATTGGAGAAG ATGGCAGCGATAATGGTTTAGATGAGGGAGAATATAGCGCATCAGTGGCGACATTGCAATCACTAGCAACAACAATTGATGCTGATGTAGTATTACTGCGACAGCGCAAAGTCGAAAAAGGTTTGGCTGGGCAGTATTTGGTAAGAAGGCGCGTTGACACCTctgattttatggaaattcg CGTTGCAGTTGTTGGAAATGTTGATGCAGGCAAATCTACTTTGCTTGGGGTACTTACACATGGTGAGTTGGATAACGGGCGCGGGCATGCTCGACAGAGATTGTTTCGACACAAGCATGAGATGGAAACGGGACGCACCAGCTCTGTAGGGAATGATATATTAG GTTTTGATAGTGTTGGAAATGTTGTTAACAAGCCTGATCATGGCACTCTGGACTGGGTCAAGATATGCGAAAAATCCGCGAAAGTTATTACATTCATTGACTTGGCGGGACATGAACGCTATTTAAAAACAACAGTATTTGGCATGACAGGGCATGCCCCAGACTTCGGAATGCTAATG ATAGGTGCTAATGCGGGTATAGTGGGCATGACAAAAGAGCATTTAGGACTGGCATTAGCATTATCGGTGCCAGTATTTGTTGTCGTTACTAAAATTGATATGTGTCCACCCAATGTTTTGCAAGATAACTTAAAACTactattcaaaatattaaagtcacAAGGTTGTCGCAAAGTACCTGTAATGGTCAAAAACGCCGATGATGTGGTTTTAAGTGctacaaattttgtttctcaacGTTTATGCCCAATTTTTCAAGTTTCAAATGTTACTGGAGATAATTTGGAActactaaaaatgtttttgaatttgttAACGACACGTATGACTGGTCAAGACAACTTGCCGGCAGAATTTCAAATTGATGATACCTACTCAGTACCTGGCGTGGGAACAGTTGTTTCTGGAACTTGCCTCCAAGGCctaataaaactaaatgatACACTTATGCTGGGACCAGATGCATTGGGAAACTTTAtacaaattgcagtaaaaagTATTCATCGAAAACGGATGAACGTCAAGGAAGTGCGAGGTGGTCAAACTGCCAGTTTTGCtctgaaaaaaatcaaacgaTCTCAAATACGCAAAGGAATG GTCATGGTTAGTCCAGAATTAAAACCTCAAGCATGCTGGGAATTCGAAGGGGAAATTCTTGTACTACACCATCCAACCACCATATCCTCTCGCTATCAAGCAATGGTTCACTGCGGAAGTATTCGACAAACGGCATCTATTATCAATATGTCGAAAGATTGTTTACGTACTGGGGACAAAGCACATGTAAAATTTCGCTTCATTAAGCATCCAGAGTATATACGAATAGGCCAGAGAATGGTGTTTCGAGAAGGGCGCACTAAAGCAGTGGGAAACGTCCTGAAACCCATTACAAACTCGATTGCCGTACAACACCGAATGAAGCCGAATAAAATGCAGGCGCGATGCCAGAATCATGGCCAAGGAAACTCGCATCCAACACCACaaaatcaaaaccaaaatcCCAACGTGCAGGCAGCTATATTTAAAAACGGAAAGCAATTGCAACCGACAGACATTGATGGGATGAAGCAGAATTTAGATGGAGTGCTTGAGAGCTGTGTTGATAAGCGCGACTTGCGTAGTGGTAAGCAGCAGAAGCGCAATTCATCCCATAATGCAAGCACTGTACCGGTTGGTGGAATAAGCATGGGCGGCTCCTTAAGTGATTTACAGTCTCAAACAAATAGCTCACATATCGCTGTAAAGAAGTAA